The sequence TATGACGATATTATATATGCAGTAAATAAATGAGTAGCTAAAACATAGAAACAACTCAAACgacaacaaataaataaaactgcATAGTTTCTAGAACCTTGATTCCGGCACGAATCTTATTCAAGATAAGAGTTGCTAGGGCATCACTTTCCACATCTTCAGCGATAATCAGCAATGGCCTTTGTCTCTGAAAAATAAATGATGTTTGGTTTTCTTAGAATCAATCATACCCTGCATCTGAGCAAAACAAATGAACCAAAATGAAATCAACATAATAGACTAGACAACACCTCACCTTCAATGCCAACTCCAAGACCTTAACCACAGCATTAATGCTTGAGATTTTCTTCTCATGAATGAGAATTAGAGGATCTTCCAATTCCTGTAAATATACAGAAACAGCTCTACATGAGGATAAACAGACCTAAAATAAAACATACAGGATGACTCTAGCACACACTGACAATTGACAATAAGATAATAACCACTTACACATTTTTGGTTTTTCTGGTTTGTTATGAAATAAGGAGAGATGTAGCCCCGGTCTAACTTCATTCCTTCAACAACTTCCAATTCATTGTACAAGGTTTTTCCGTCCTGCATAAAATTAGCAGAATTGTGGCTGAATAAATGAATTACAACACAATTcctaaaaacagtaaaaaaagTTTTCCATAATGTGGAATCTAAGGGAGAAATGCCTTgatatagtttatatatatatttatataagatgCCTTGAAATAGTTTAATAAATCATGAAtgtaaatatgtaaatatacGTTTAAATGATGACAATGGAAACTACAGAAATTAAATGGTAAGTCCTTATTATGAGCACAAACAGTCCAAGTACCTCGAACTATCAATGCCAAGATTACAAACAATGTAACACAACTAACAAGTTGATGCTTCAAAAACATataagttgttctgaaataaAAAGGATATAGAAAGAAACTTACTTGAATTGTGATAACTCCCTCTTTGCCAACCTTTTCCATTGCCTTTGCGATCAATTCACCGATTTCTCTTTCTCCATTTGCAGATATTGTCCCAACCTGTTAAATTTAAGTTAGTATTACAAGATCCTAAAGACTCCAATTGAGCAAAAGGTGACCAAAACGTATTAGCTTTGGAAACAAACCTGAGCTATCTCTTCAGATGTGCTGATCATTCGTGCTCTGCTCTTCAAGTTTGTCACAACAGCATCAACTGCCATTGTAATACCACGTCTTAGGTCCATGGCATTCATCCCAGCAGCAACCGACTTGCATCCTTCGGTAAAAATGGCACGGGTAAGAACTGTAGCACAAGTTGTCCCTGCatattcaacaaaaaatattctCAGTGGTTGAGCCAAAATACAGACAAAATAATAGACCTGCGAACTTCgacaatcaattaaaattaccaaAGACAAGTTCTGCGGCTTACCATCACCGGCAACATCGTTTGTGGCATTTGCAACCTGTTTCACCAAGCTAGCACCAATATTCTTGATCTTATCCTTAAACTCAATACTCTTAGCGACTGTAACACCATCTTTGGTCACTTTAGGAGCACCAAAACTTTGCTCAATTACCACATTACGACCCTTTTACAACCAATCAATTCAACATGAATAAGAATAAACATAAAAGAACATGTGAAAAGAAGATAACTAAACATGTGAAAAGAAGATAAGTAAGCAAAAATAGCACAGAGCAGATCAAAAACCTTAGGACCCATGGTCACTTTAACTGCTTCAGCAAGATCTTCAACACCCTTAAGCATCAAAGCTCGAGCTTCAACACCAAATCTAATCTCTTTAGCTGCATAGTTTCTGGTCCAAGTCAACCTACTGCCAACCTAATCaatcaaaaattcacaaaacacAAATAATGATCAACAATAAGCTCCAGCATTTTCAACTGTAAGTCCATAAAACCCATTAACAAAATACTCCTCTCTCTCACCTGCTGGCTTGCATTTCTTGCGATCctgcaaaaacaaaaagaaaccaTTTTTAACTCAGATATATATTATCCATGAATCTATGGCAAAATCACAGACTTTTTATTACAATTTCAGATATTTTTAAGGAGCTAAAGATCGAAACACCAGAAAATTCTTTTACAGTCGTTGTGAATTGTTTACATTGGTACATTTTCTCGATAACCAAACGGAAGAATAGGTAGAAATGAAAAGCAAATGAGATCAAAAGCGTAAGAGAAACCTACCTAGCTTTGTTGGCGAGGTTTGCAGCGTAGCGGTACATGTTGGAGAACTGTAGGGAGACTAAGTGAGACGAAGAGAGGTGAGTAGTACTGTAATGGAGAATGGGAGAAGAGAAATGGGTTTTTGGTTTATATTTtctagaggaagaagaagactcTAGAACCAGCCCCTtctagggtttagggttttatgaataatctcaaaattaacttctttttctttttttctttctaaaatattagtattgtattttactttatttttgttaaaaagaaaaagtacaattattctattttttaaaataaattaattttattaatagcaATCTATTGAGACACCATCaagattaaaattagaaaaataagctGCTTAATTCTTAAATCGtttgacaaaataattataaataaaattatataaaaaagattATAGTATCAAACCTTAAAAACACATATATTAAGTTTTATCTACTTATCAGAAGACACAACAATATAAATTGTTGTAGGTTCATTGAACCTTGTAGCTTgagcactcaactattgtgaAAGGTATATAATTACACTACTAACAACATCTTCAGTTATAAAAAACTTGTTATTTCCAACCACTAATAGCGATATAAAGAAGaaccaaaaacaaaacaaaataaaactatgTCACACAAATAAgactaaatttctcaaaatcatGTCACATAGATAAGATTAAAACAGTTAAAATTATATCACAGAAATA is a genomic window of Cannabis sativa cultivar Pink pepper isolate KNU-18-1 chromosome 9, ASM2916894v1, whole genome shotgun sequence containing:
- the LOC115722244 gene encoding chaperonin CPN60-2, mitochondrial — protein: MYRYAANLANKARIARNASQQVGSRLTWTRNYAAKEIRFGVEARALMLKGVEDLAEAVKVTMGPKGRNVVIEQSFGAPKVTKDGVTVAKSIEFKDKIKNIGASLVKQVANATNDVAGDGTTCATVLTRAIFTEGCKSVAAGMNAMDLRRGITMAVDAVVTNLKSRARMISTSEEIAQVGTISANGEREIGELIAKAMEKVGKEGVITIQDGKTLYNELEVVEGMKLDRGYISPYFITNQKNQKCELEDPLILIHEKKISSINAVVKVLELALKRQRPLLIIAEDVESDALATLILNKIRAGIKVCAVKAPGFGENRKSGLQDLAVLTGGDVITEELGLNLEKVDLDMLGTCKKVTISKDDTVILDGAGDKKSIEERCEQIRSGIELSTSDYDKEKLQERLAKLSGGVAVLKIGGASEAEVGEKKDRVTDALNATKAAVEEGIVPGGGVALLYASKELDKLPTANFDQKIGVQIIQNALRTPVHTIASNAGVEGAVVVGKLLEQNDPDLGYDAAKGEYVDMVKAGIIDPLKVIRTALVDAASVSSLMTTTEAVVVELPNDKDAPAMGGGGMGGMGGMGGMDF